A window of Argopecten irradians isolate NY chromosome 1, Ai_NY, whole genome shotgun sequence contains these coding sequences:
- the LOC138319890 gene encoding signal peptidase complex subunit 1-like, which produces MEYIEKFAPDFIKNIPTHMDFDGQKRAEKWFQIIILVFGLVGFIWGYICQQFSQTMYILIAGFVISCFLTLPPWPVFRRKPLKWLKVKQEAEPEPSSNSAPSPSSAHKRRGR; this is translated from the exons ATGGAATATATAGAGAAATTTGCTCCAGATTTCATCAAAAACATTCCAACACACATG gaCTTTGATGGACAGAAAAGGGCTGAAAAATGGTTCCAGATTATCATATTAGTATTTGGG TTAGTAGGGTTTATTTGGGGATATATCTGCCAGCAGTTTTCACAGACCATGTACATTCTCATAGCAGGATTCGTAATTTCCTGTTTT CTGACTCTACCACCTTGGCCAGTGTTTAGGAGAAAACCTCTCAAGTGGCTCAAAGTAAAACAAGAAGCTGAACCTGAACCTTCAAGTAATTCAGCACCAAGTCCTAGTTCAGCGCACAAGCGGAGAGGAAGATAG